The genomic window TCCTTTCCCTCATCCCATAGGCCATGGTGGTCTCCTTTCCCTCACCCCATAGGACGTGGTGGTCTCCATTGCCCTGACCCCATAGGCATGGTGGTCTCCATGCCCTCACCCCATAGGACGTGGTGGTCTCTATGCCCTCACCCCATAGGACGTGGTAGTCTCCATGCCCTCACCCCATAGGACGTGGTAGTCTCCATTGCCCTGACCCCATAGGCCATGGTGGTCTCCATGCCCTCACCCCATAGGACGTGGTGGCCTCCATTCCCTCACCCCATAGGACGTGGTGGTCTCTATGCCCTCACCCCATAGGGCATGGTGGTCTCCTTTCCCTCACCCCATAGGACGTGGTGGTTTCCATTGCCCTGACCCCATAGGCCATGATGATCTCCATGCCTTCACCCCATAGGACGTGGTGGTCTCCATTGCCCTGACCCCATAGGGCATGGTGGTCTCCTTTCCCTCACCCCATAGGACGTGGTGGTCTCCATTGCCCTGACCCCATAGGCCATGGTGGTCTCCATGCCCTCACCCCATAGGACGTGGTGGCCTCCATTCCCTCACCCCATAGGACGTGGTGGTCTCTATGCCCTCACCCCATAGGGCATGGTGGTCTCCATTGCCCTCACCCCATAGGCCATGGTGGTCTCTATGCCCTCACCCCATAGGACGTGGTGGTCTCTATGCCCTCACCCCATAGGGCATGGTGGTCTCCTTTCCCTCACCCCATAGGATGTGGTGGTCTCCATTGCCCTGACCCCATAGGCCATGGTGGTCTCCATGCCTTAACCCTATAGGCCATGGGGGTCTTCATGTCTTGACCCCACAGGACATGGTGGAGCCCGAGGGAGAACCGTGGGGCCTGAAGGGTCCCCATGGGGTGGAGTTTGGGCTGAGGTTGGGGGACCCAACCCTGGGCCCATCTCATGGggttcttctctcccctcccccccccccgcagggcgACTCGGGAGGTCCTCTGGTCTGTGGGGCCGAGCTGCAGGGCATCGTCTCGTGGGGCATGCAGGTCTGCGGGCAACGGGGCAAACCGGGGGTCTACACCCGCGTCTGCGAGTTCACCTCCTGGATCCAAGACACCATGAGGAGGAACAGCCACGTCTGAGCCACCGACCCCCCCGCAAGGAAGAGTCTTCTCctcaccctgtgtcccccctccccccctaaAAAAACACCAGGGGTcgtcttctcccttctcccaccccacctcGGCTGGGGAAGAGCTCCTGGAATAAAGCCCTGTGAAACGTGGCCACCTTCCACCGGCCCGTGGCTTCCCCGTGGCCACCGaggccatggggctgggagggaagttGAGGGAGGATCGTGGCCACCATGAGCATGGTGAGGAAATCGCCCCGGTTCTGAGGGCTGGAGTTGGTGGCCGTGGTGGACCATGCGCTGTGGCAATGGTGGCAACCACATGtctggtgctggtggtcatggtggcaaCCTGCGACCACATGTATCTGGTGCTGGTGATTATGGTGGCAACCTGTGACCACATGTATCTGgtgctggtggccatggtggcaaCCTGTGACCACATGTATCTGgtgctggtggccatggtggcaaCCTCCAACCACATGtctggtgctggtggtcatggtggcaaCCTCCAACCACATGTGTGGTGCCGGTGGTCATGGTGGCAACCTCCAACCATGTGTATCTGGTGGCAACCTCCAATCACACGTAtctggtgctggtggtcatggtagGACACTCATGGCCACATGTATCTGGTGCTTTTGGTCACGGTGGCAACCTCCAACTACATATCTGGTGCCGTCCACCACGGCGGACAACTCGTGACCGTGGGTATCTGgtgctggtggccatggtggctACCTGCAACCACGTGTCTGGCGTCCAGCTCCGGAAGATGTATGTTGAGGTCCGGAGGACACGTGTGTCCAGATCTGGAGGATACATGTCCAGGTTGTAGAACATCTGTCCGCGTCTATAGGACACGTATGTCCAGGTCTGGAGGACACGTACATCCAGATCTGGAGGATACATGTCCAGGTTGTAGAACATCTGTCCGCGTCTATAGGACACGTATGTCCAGATCTGGAGGACACGTACGTCCAGGTCTGGAGATCCCATGTCACCGTCTGGAGGCCACGTATGTCCCACAGCAGGACAACACCCATGTCCGAGCCTGGAGGACACACACGTGCAGCTCAGGAAGCCACGGACGGCGACCCACCACTGCGTATGTCCAGCCTGGTGGCCACGGCTGGTGTGTCCCCGCCCCACATGGTGCCACGTGTCGTCCCCCCACCATgaaaccccccccaccaccaccaccccatctTGGCCCCACCACCACGTGTTGGTGACACCCCACGCCCCACAACCCCGGGGTTACGGCAGGGCTGGTGTCACCCAGGAGCGAAGCAGGCAGCTGGTGGCTCCTCCTGGGAGCGCGTGGGCGCCCTAATCGGCGCCAATTAAGAGCTGGCTAATGAGGCGGCCGCTAAcgagggcccccccccccgcaccgagAGAACCAGTCGGGCCAAGGCCGCGGCGTGCGGCTCCGCCCGAGAAGCCGCGCCGCCCTGTTTACACCACTGACACCCGGCGGGATCTacccagaggaggaggaagaggaggaggaagctccgccccctcccgccgcctggcccctccccatccctgggccAGAAGCCCCGCCCCCAACTCACGTGCAAGAGGCACGGGGCGACGGCGCCCCCCAGTGCCAGGGGGAGCACATGGGTGTGCGGGGGGATGGGCGTGAAGTGCCTGGTGGGGACGTGTGTCATGGACATATGGACGTGTGGACGCAGTTGTGGCCATGTGGACGCACGTCGTGGACATGTGGACACAGGTTGTGGACATGTATCATGGCCATACGGACGTGTGGACGCATGTTGTGGACGTGTAGACGCGTGTTGTGGACGTGTGGACTTGTGTCGTGGACGTGTGGACATGTATCATGGCCATATGGACATGTGGACACGTGTTGTGGACGTGTGGATGTGTGTCATGGACATGTATCATGGACATATGGACGTGTGGACACGTGTTGTGGACATGTGGATGTGTGTCATGGACGTGTGGACATGTATCATGGACATATGGACATGCGGACGCAGTTGTGGCCATGTGGACGCACGTCGTGGACATGTGGACACAGGTTGTGGACATGTATCATGGCCATATGGACATGTGGATGCGTGTTGTGGACGTGTGGATGTGTGTCGTGGACGTGTGGACATGTATCATGGCCATATGGACGTGTGGACGTGTGTTGTGGACGTGCGTCATGGACATGTGGACATGTGGACGCAGGTTGTGGACTTGCGTCGTGGACGTGTGGACATGTACCATGGACATGTGGACGTGTGGACATGTGTTGTGGACGTGTGGACGTGTGTAGTGGACATTTATCATGGACTTATGGACGTGTGGACGTGTGTCGTGGACGTGTGGACATGTGTCATGGCCATATGGACGTGCAGACGCGTGTCGTGGACATGTGGACGTGTGTTGTGGGTGTGTGGACACGTGGACGTGTGTCACAGATGTGGGGACGTGTGGACGCGTGTTGGGGACATCTCTCAGGGACTTGTGGAAGTGtgtcgtggggggggggggtgtgtcatGGACGTGTGGACTCCAAAGCCAGGTGGCCAACCAGCATGTCCAGGTCTCCAAAGCTGATTGGCCAACCAGCACGTGGTGGGCTCCAAAGCTGATTGGCCAATCACACACGGTGGTCTCCAAAGCTGATTGGCCAACCAGCCCATGCCGATCTCCAAAGCCATTAGCCAATCAACATGTCCACATCTTCAAAGCCAACCGGCCCATCGCCATGCCCAAGTTGCCAAAGTCATTGGCCAATTGGATCACGTTGGTCTCCAAAAGCTGCCGGCCAACCCCGTGTGTCTGCCTCCGCCACGACCGTCCAATCATCTCCCTTGGCTTCCCCAAAGCCGCTTGACCTCCCGCCATCGTTTGCGCCTCcacgaccgaccgaccgaccaaccaaccaaccaatgaaccgaccaaccaaccaaccaaccgacCAACCGACCAACCGACCAACCAACCGACCAACCGACCGACCAACCGACCAACCGACCAACCAACCAACGAACCAACCAACCGACCAACCAACCAACCGACCAACCGACCAACCGACCAACCAACCGACCAACCAACTGACCAACCAACCGACCAACCGACCAACCAACCGACCAACCAACCGACTGAccgaccaaccaaccaaccaacgaACCAACCAACCGACCAACTAACCGACCGACCGACTGAccgaccaaccaaccaaccaacgaACCAACCAACCGACCAATTGACCGACCGACCAACCGACCAGTCGACCGACCGACCAACCAACCGACcaaccgaccgaccgaccgaccagTCGACCAACCGACCGACCAACCGACCAACCGACCGACCAACCGACcaaccgaccgaccgaccgaccaaCCAACCGAccgaccaaccaaccaaccaaccgacCGACCAACCAACCGACCGACTGACCAACCGACCAACTGACCAACCAACCGACCGACTGACCGACCGACCGACCAACCAACCAACTGACCGACCAACTGACCAACCAACCAATCATCTCCCTTGCCTTCCCCAAAGCCTCTTGACCTCCCGCCACCTTTCACATCCCCACAACCGAGCATCCAATGGCGGCGTGGGGTCGCCCGGCTCCCAGCCAACcaacgaccccccccccccgcaacgcCACCACCCAAAATCGACCGACCGCCGACCGACCGACCAATCGGCACGCCCCGCCGGTGACGCAAGGCCAAGGCGGTGCCGAGGAAGCGCCGAGGGATTAAGGGAAGGAGGCGACGAGGCGGCAGCTTCGGGCCCGACCGGACGCCTCCAGCTCAACCCCGGGGTgggacgggaggggacgggaggggacaagacaggacgggacggggacaggcCCCGACGCCGTTATAAAAACCCCGGCGCTCACGTGGGAGGGACGGGCGCGGAGCGTCGGCGACGGAGGAGAAGACGCGCCGGGGCCAGttgggacagattttttttttttttaaattatttttattatttttagcgAGGGGGGGGCAACGttgagggttattttttttattttattttatttcattttattttttttggaggggaggaagggggaggggggacgggggggggcggggtgggaggGTTGGGGAGAGACACGGACGCGAGGATTTTTGCCAccctccccccctgctcccgTCTCCGGAAGGAAGGGGACGTCGGCCGGGAACTGGGAGAGCTCGACTGGGAAGGaacggggcggccccggcccccggcggggcACAGCGGGGACCTGCGGAGAGGTttgctgggatggggggggtgggaggggggggcgggttggggcgggggggggggtgtgatggGGACATGGTCCTTCCTTccacctgctgctcctgggctccATCCCTCCCATCTTCTTGCTTGGTCCATCCCCgatccccatctttccttcctgctccGTGTTTCCTCCATCCCCGATgtccatctttccttccttctccatatctcctccatctttccttccttctccacgTTTCCTCCATCCCCGACgtccatctttccttccttctccatatctcctccatctttccttccttctccatgtTTCCTCCATCCCCGACgtccatctttccttccttctccatatctcctccatctttccttccttctccacctttttttccatctttccctccttctccGCAGTTCCTCCACCCCCgatctccatccttccctctttctccGCATTCTTTCCATCCCCGATgtccatctttccttccttctccatgtTTTCTCCGTCTCCATCCACCCTTCCTTCCCCACGTTTcctccatctttccttccttctccatgtTTCCTCCATCCCTTGATCCCAGATGATCCCTTGACCCATCTCTTCTTCTCCATGATCgctccatccctccttctccaTGCTTCCTCCACCAATCCTTCTTCCTCCGTGGTCTCCGTCCCTCCCtcgttctccctcctggccccgtccctccttccccacatccctccttccctcctccatccTCAGCCTTCCTCCCACTGCCTCCCATCCTCATCCAACCTCTCCACAGGGAACCTCCACCCACGTCCGTGGGGTCCACCGCCTCCATCCGTGGGGGCCCACCACCTCTATCCATGGGGCCCACCACCTCTGTCCATGGGGCCCACCACCCGTGTCCATGGGGAGCAATGACCCGTGCCCATGGGACCCATTTCCTTTATCTGTGGGGCCCTTGGCACACGTCCACAGGGCGTGGTGACCCACACCCACGGGTGGTTCCAACCCATGGCCATGGGAACCGCGACCCACAGTCACGTGGAGCCTTGACCCGCTTCCATGGGGCCCGCAACCCTCCTCCATGGGGAGAAATGGCCCACTGCCATGAGGAGCCATGACCCACGCTCATGGGGAGCAATGACCCACGGCCAAGGGTTGGTGGCACCCATGGCCATGGGAAACCATGACTCAGAGCCATGGGTGCCTCCGACCCACGGCCATGGGGAACCATGACTCAGAACCACGGGGAACGGTGACCCACGGCCATGGGGAACCGTGACCCACGGGCAACCACGAcccacagccgggggggcacCGCAACCACCAGGAGCGATGACCCGTGTCCTTGCAACCCACGACCCACATCCACAGGGAGCACTGACCCACATCCACCCCACAGCCTCGAAGAACCGGGCCCCCGCCCCCAAccttggaggggagggagggaggggggtccGCGACCCATATctccgggaggggaggggggggggccgcGACCCACATCCCCAGCCCGAGGGAGGCATCCAAGGGCAGCGTGAGGTTCTGGGAGGTCAATCGCCTCGAGACAAGGAGGGGGAGGGCGGAGGAGTTGGTGGAGCCCGTAATTACGGCTCTCCTTAACGACGCCTGTGTTGATTGCCGCGCCGTGGCGCTGGGGCTGGTGACGTCACCCCGCCTTGCAAAAACCGCGGGATGACGGGGCGAATTGGGCGGCTCTGACCCCCCGGGCGGAGGGGACCGAAGGGTGGGGGTCGACCCCCCACCACACCGGTGTAGACCCCCAAATGGTGTAGACCCACCGCGATTCCCTCCACCCATTAAGATGCCCCGAGGACCATCTCACCTTCTCCTGGAGTGGGGCAACGGGGCCAAGCAAAGCCCCCGAACCCCCACCACGGGACTaacggctctgccccacagcggcCACGGCGACGGAGGGGCGAGCCATGGCGGCCCCCGGGCTATGGGGCACCGTGAAGCTGCTGGGGACCCTGCTCTTGGTGGCATCCGCAGGTGAGCAGGAGGGTGGAGGGTCCCACCAGGGGTGGTGAAGACACGCACGGCGGTGGCACTAACGcgcgtgtccccccgtcccccccccgtcctTCGTCCCTTGCAGCAACCGCGGTGGCGGGTGACACGCGCGTGGTGGGGGGCATGGACTGCGAGCCCCACTCGCAGCCCTGGCAGGTGGCCATCTTGGACATGTACAAGCTCTACTGCGGCGGCGTCCTGGTGGCCAGGCAGTGGGTGGTGACGGCGGCCCACTGCACCACGCCGGGGTAAGGGTGACGGCTTGAAGCCCCACGTTCGTCCCtttgtcccctgccccacacgttgCTCGGGCGCCCGGGTGGATCACCCCACCTTGCCGCCGTGCGCCCCGGTCCCACGGGTCGTGGTCTCCGTGGGTCTAGGCGTGTCCTGGCTAGGCCGTGCCCCACGCGTGGCACGCAGGCGCCCTTCCCCGACGTCCCTGTGTCACCTCCCACGCGTGTCCCGGCCgccctgcagaccccacgtccCACCCGTGTCCTACGAGTGCTGTGGCCACGTCGCAGCCTCCGAATCCCGCCCGTGGGACTACGCCCTCCGTGTCCCACCCGTGTCCCGGACACGCTGTGTCCCACCACGCGCCATGGCCGCGCCACGGTCTCCGCGTTCCCCTCGCGGGCCGGGCCGTGTCTCACGCGCGTCCTGGCCACCACCCACGTATGCCGTGGCCACGCTGCAGTCCCCACGTGCCACACGTGTCCTGGCCATGCCACGTCCCACAGGAGCCGTGGCCACGTCCCGGTCTCTATGACCCATAGCTGTCCCAGGGCGCCCCTCTCCCCTTGCGTCCCAGCCACGCCGTGCCCCGCGAGtggcccggccgcgccgcggcCTCCAAGCCCCGCGCGTGACCTCGGCCGCCTTTGCCACGTGTCCCACGCGCCCCCTCCTGCCTGCGGTAGGGTCACCACCATCCGCCTGGGCAAGCACAACCTCTACACGCGGGAGTGGGGCGAGGTGCAGAAGATGGTGCAGAAGTTGGTGTCCCACCCCGACTACAACCCCACCACCAAGGACAACGACATCATGATGATCAAGCTCCTGACGCCCGTCACCCTCACCAGCAGGATCCAGCCCGTCCCCGtggcctcctgcctccc from Chroicocephalus ridibundus chromosome 30, bChrRid1.1, whole genome shotgun sequence includes these protein-coding regions:
- the LOC134508032 gene encoding kallikrein-14-like; amino-acid sequence: MAAPGLWGTVKLLGTLLLVASAATAVAGDTRVVGGMDCEPHSQPWQVAILDMYKLYCGGVLVARQWVVTAAHCTTPGVTTIRLGKHNLYTREWGEVQKMVQKLVSHPDYNPTTKDNDIMMIKLLTPVTLTSRIQPVPVASCLPEPGTTCITSGWGATTSPEVTYPDVLQCVNVTIFSAAECQRLYPGSITDNMLCAGSLQGGRDSCQGDSGGPLVCNGTLQGIVSWGMEKCGQPKRPGVYTKVCRYAQWIQKTMKDN